TTCTTTTAAAATAAGAGGCGGGTTGTTTTCTCGTGGTATTTGCAGCCAGCGGCCATTTTGATGAGGTACTGCGTTAAATTCACTTTGAGCTAAAGCAAATCCCCAGCGTTTAAAGGCACCATCGGTAAATTTAAGCACATTGCCTTTATGCACAAGCGTTAGCGATTCACTGTTATTTTTAAGTGCATACCTAATTGCATAGCGTACTAGGCGCTCTGAGCCCTCTTTTGATATATTTTTTATGCCAATGCCACACTCTTGAGTAAACCTCAGCCGAGTTACGCCCATTTCTTCACATAAAAAGTCGAGCATTTTTTCGCTCTCTACGCTGCCGGCTTGCCACTCTATACCCGAATAAACATCTTCGCTGCTATCTCGAAGCACAGTAATGTTAGTTAATAATGGATTTTTTAAAGGTGAAGGCAACGCACTAAAACCTTTAATAGTGCGCATATTTACAAACAAATCCATTTCATGCCTAAGCGCTACATTTAATGAGCGAAAACCTCCGCCAAGCGGCGTAGTTAAAGGTCCTTTAATTGCTATTTTACAAGCACGTACTGCGTTAATGGTCTCTTGTGGAAACCAATCACCATCATATAATTTTGCCGCTTGTTCGCCATTGAATACCTGCATCCAATGGATTTTTTTACTCAAGCCATAGCAATGTTCAACAGCACTGTTAACCACATGGCGCATTATGGGTGTTACATCTTGCCCCACTCCATCACCATTTATATAAGCAATAATTGGCTCATTTGGAATTAACCACTCGCCCTTGGTGTTAATGGTAATGTGTTCTCCTAATTCAGGTACTTTTATATGCTGGTACTGCATGGCTCACCTAACTTAAATAACAAATTAATTTATTAAACCACGCTTGGTCAGCTAAGTATGTAATTTGCTTTTTATAGTTGTTATTACTTTAAAAAATAGCCAAGCTAACGTGCATTTGGGCTACTTCCTGTAATCGGCAAATAGGTATTTATTAAAGCTATAATGGCTTTGTATCACGGCTATAACAAAGCCTGCTTTGCCATCTAAAAAGCCCAATCTCAAAAAGTAATGACGAATAAATGCAAATAACGATGACCCAATTGCTTTGCCTATAGATACGCTTTTATCTTTTTTTAATAACTGATCGGCGCCAATATTTGCATAACCATTGCGTTTATTAATATAAGCGAATAGATCTTCATATTGATAATGTAATAAATCAGCTTTTAAATTAACTAATTTACAACCTTTTGTTATCACCGACTCATGGACTAAATTGGCATTATAATTAGTTATTTTTTTATTATAAATACGTGCAATCCGGCTTGGATACCAACCACTGTGACGAATAAACTTGCCACAAAAATGAGTTAAACGGTTCAGCACTAAAATAGAATTATTATCAATTCTATTGAGTGTATTTATGATCTCTTTGTGCAGTTCTTCACTAACAACTTCATCGCAATCAATAGCAAACACCCAATCGTTGCTAGCAAGTGCTTCGGCCCTTCTACGCTGTTCTCCAAAGCCTTCCCAGTCTTCTCGAATAGCAATTTTGTTTGTGTAGCGCTTGGCTATATCAAGTGTTTTATCTGTACTGCCAGAGTCGACTATAATAATTTCATCTGCCCATTTTACTGACTCTAAACATCGCTCTAATGTGCTTTCTTCATTTTTACAAATAATACAAACTGATAACTTCAATGTTATTCCTTTTAATACCTAAACCAATGCGCAGGCATTATAAACAGATTAAAAAATGTAGAAAGAAAATAACCTAAATTAATTTATTTGGCATTAAATATACTCCACTTATCACACACTTTACCTTAAAGGGTTTTTAATAAATTAATTTACTATACTATTTAAGTTACTTAACTGGAGCGATTTAATGAAATATATAGTTTTAATTTTTCTATTAACTGCCTTAAAAGTACATTCGGTAGAACTCGTTTTTTACGACCTTGATTCTCTATCACCTGATGGTCAAAAAAAGGTATCGACTTGGGTAAAGCAAAGTCTTAAAAAAACACAAAAGACACTGAGCCCTTTGCAGCAAAGTACCTTGCCTATTTATTTAAAACCTCAATATATCGCTTTTGAGCC
The sequence above is drawn from the Pseudoalteromonas espejiana DSM 9414 genome and encodes:
- the icd gene encoding NADP-dependent isocitrate dehydrogenase; amino-acid sequence: MQYQHIKVPELGEHITINTKGEWLIPNEPIIAYINGDGVGQDVTPIMRHVVNSAVEHCYGLSKKIHWMQVFNGEQAAKLYDGDWFPQETINAVRACKIAIKGPLTTPLGGGFRSLNVALRHEMDLFVNMRTIKGFSALPSPLKNPLLTNITVLRDSSEDVYSGIEWQAGSVESEKMLDFLCEEMGVTRLRFTQECGIGIKNISKEGSERLVRYAIRYALKNNSESLTLVHKGNVLKFTDGAFKRWGFALAQSEFNAVPHQNGRWLQIPRENNPPLILKEVIADNMLQQCLMNPEQFDVVATTNQNGDFLADMLSAQVGGVGIMPAANLNNDVAFFEPTHGTFERIAGQNKANPSSSILSAVLMLKFMKWDEAADLVENALENTLKSANVTFDLAPNINNSITLSCSDFAQKVIEHF
- a CDS encoding glycosyltransferase family 2 protein, with amino-acid sequence MKLSVCIICKNEESTLERCLESVKWADEIIIVDSGSTDKTLDIAKRYTNKIAIREDWEGFGEQRRRAEALASNDWVFAIDCDEVVSEELHKEIINTLNRIDNNSILVLNRLTHFCGKFIRHSGWYPSRIARIYNKKITNYNANLVHESVITKGCKLVNLKADLLHYQYEDLFAYINKRNGYANIGADQLLKKDKSVSIGKAIGSSLFAFIRHYFLRLGFLDGKAGFVIAVIQSHYSFNKYLFADYRK